A single region of the Polyodon spathula isolate WHYD16114869_AA chromosome 5, ASM1765450v1, whole genome shotgun sequence genome encodes:
- the LOC121315864 gene encoding uncharacterized protein LOC121315864 isoform X1, whose amino-acid sequence MSRHRNVRGYNYDEDFDDDDTCGQSVDDHCVSPTTAAELIYSKHDEPSVLREPLEEKECVVEEREVPAFSPSMNHEELSEVDQARLYSCLDQMRQVLGDSVPDPILVEAVLKGRFDLQKALDLMLSEEGKKTSSTRIQREISTGKAAKGDLFSSSKFGISKHDGPLHNTETSSSLDLSSLLAQLELPAVVLTDRLSSTNLKMHCSDEGGSKTCQNNFLNLSLSELNNASFKKTEHESTKSNSLGKTNLAQLISNHERDSQRGVHFTPLAFAGCATAVPKSKSEMSDPSLPQKVALSDTSAEMGPRYTSALGSLTDFNTPFPNTNCLPSSLGTLTLTSMQDPKQNLKPEAFGSLHSVFQSKPLDITSGNNSYKTHGGSPSLADLIQEHTKTSLSPYDTLHDSQVMPVAEDSIPLSFASLSLSQLASQHEAKTGSLPLTGTLSSLLTPVTTKAREQENVCLSSLIADSVERAPETWLMNNKHDVLESQPSVGLDLSVDLSMLIQKPPEVEMTKIVLSKSKDQNINPSGNSQSFCKGKTGQVSKRRTMTVSWSKELIAKPSVFALALSVQCPPRGFRKQVLGIHKAFLYGKQIQVVKRKDQGPLFKIAPFDFQTPSPDDIIKAKQKKAFTR is encoded by the exons GCCCCTTGAAGAGAAGGAGTGTGTGGTTGAGGAGCGGGAGGTACCCGCTTTTTCACCCAGCATGAATCATGAAGAACTTAGTGAAGTAGATCAAG CTCGTTTGTATTCATGCCTTGATCAGATGCGACAGGTCCTTGGTGACTCTGTCCCGGATCCTATTCTGGTGGAAGCGGTTCTTAAGGGCCGGTTTGATTTACAGAAGGCCCTGGACCTCATGTTATCTGAAGAAGGCAAGAAGACATCAAGTACAAGAATCCAGAGAGAGATCTCTACAGGGAAAGCTGCAAAAG GAGACCTATTTTCTTCATCAAAATTTGGAATTTCTAAGCATGATGGGCCATTGCATAATACAGAAACTTCATCATCTTTGGATCTTAGCAGTCTTTTAGCACAACTTGAGTTACCAGCAGTTGTTTTAACTGACAGACTTTCCTCTACAAACCTTAAGATGCACTGTTCTGATGAGGGAGGATCAAAGACTTGCCAAAACAATTTCTTGAATCTCTCACTGTCTGAACTGAATAATgcgtcatttaaaaaaacagaacatgagAGCACAAAAAGTAACTCACTGGGGAAAACCAATCTCGCACAGTTGATTTCTAACCATGAGCGTGACAGTCAAAGAGGTGTTCATTTTACTCCTTTGGCTTTTGCTGGCTGTGCTACTGCAGTGCCCAAGAGTAAATCAGAAATGTCAGATCCATCATTGCCTCAAAAAGTGGCGCTTTCAGACACTAGTGCAGAAATGGGCCCCAGGTATACCTCTGCCCTGGGTAGCCTAACTGATTTTAATACCCCCTTTCCCAATACCAACTGCTTGCCTTCCTCTCTGGGCACTTTGACTTTGACAAGCATGCAAGATCCAAAGCAAAACCTGAAACCTGAGGCATTTGGCAGTCTCCACTCAGTTTTTCAGAGCAAGCCCTTAGATATTACTAGTGGAAATAACAGCTATAAAACACATGGTGGAAGCCCGTCCCTGGCAGACCTCATCCAGGAGCATACAAAAACTAGTCTGAGTCCTTACGATACCCTGCATGACAGCCAGGTCATGCCAGTGGCAGAAGACAGTATACCTTTGTCCTTTGCCTCTCTATCATTGTCACAGTTAGCTTCTCAACACGAGGCCAAAACTGGTTCTCTTCCACTAACAGGAACTTTGTCTTCATTACTGACTCCTGTAACTACCAAAGCCAGGGAGCAAGAAAATGTGTGTCTGTCCAGCTTGATTGCAGACAGTGTTGAGAGAGCCCCAGAGACTTGGTTAATGAATAATAAGCATGATGTCCTAGAGTCGCAGCCCTCTGTGGGATTGGATTTGAGTGTAGATTTGAGTATGCTTATCCAGAAACCACCTGAAGTAGAAATGACAAAAATCGTATTGTCAAAGTCAAAAGATCAAAATATAAACCCTTCTGGTAACAGTCAATCATTTTGCAAGGGCAAAACAGGGCAAGTGTCTAAAAGGCGAACCATGACTGTCTCTTGGTCAAAAGAACTAATTGCTAAACCCTCAGTATTTGCCTTGGCTTTGTCAGTTCAGTGTCCTCCCAGGGGCTTCAGGAAACAAGTACTtggtattcataaagcattcttGTATGGCAAGCAGATTCAAGTGGTAAAAAGAAAAGACCAGGGACCTCTGTTTAAAATCGCACCATTTGACTTTCAGACACCTTCTCCAGATGATATTATAAAAGCTAAACAAAAGAAGGCTTTTACCAGATAA